From Vigna unguiculata cultivar IT97K-499-35 chromosome 5, ASM411807v1, whole genome shotgun sequence, the proteins below share one genomic window:
- the LOC114184779 gene encoding beta-glucosidase 24-like, whose amino-acid sequence MARRGFILLLFFALTTLSTIGFAQHQSSVVETLSLNRSSFPTGFVFGTASSAYQYEGAANEGGRKPSIWDAYTHTYPGFSFIFGYQISGEDNGDVAIDQYHRYKEDVQIMKDMNLDAYRLSISWSRILPNGKLSGGVNPEGIRYYNNLIDNLLANGIEPYVTLFHWDLPQTLEEEYGGFLSRRVVDDFRDYAEICFKHFGNRVKYWITLNEPWSYTNNGYALGSFPPCRCSKWVDSTCVGGDSGTEPYIASHNLLLAHAAAVHVYKKKFQNTQKGVIGITLISHWFEPYSNSQADKDAAIRALDFMFGWYMEPLTSGRYPKSMRSLVGKRLPKFSKHEAKLVAGSYDFLGLNYYTTYYVADASKANKPSYTTDANANQLTVRNGVSIGPQFGPSWLFIYPKGIRKLLLYTNTTYNSPSIYITENGMGDINTDPTLSVKEMLQDTYRIDYYYRHLYYILSATRDGIKVKGYFAWSLLDNFEWKDGYQVRFGLNFVDYKNGLKRHAKQSAKWFQNFLRKD is encoded by the exons ATGGCACGTAGAGGGTTCATTCTGTTGTTGTTCTTCGCTCTTACCACACTCTCAACGATTGGTTTTGCGCAACACCAGTCATCTGTTGTCGAAACTCTTTCTCTGAATCGAAGCAGTTTTCCCACAGGCTTCGTTTTCGGGACAGCATCCTCGGCTTACCAG TACGAAGGTGCAGCAAACGAAGGAGGAAGAAAACCAAGTATATGGGATGCATACACTCACACATATCcaggtttttcttttatttttggct ATCAGATAAGCGGTGAAGATAATGGAGATGTAGCCATCGACCAGTATCATCGTTACAAG GAAGATGTTCAGATAATGAAGGATATGAATCTGGATGCATACAGACTCTCCATCTCTTGGTCTAGAATCCTACCAA ATGGAAAACTGAGTGGAGGTGTAAACCCAGAAGGAATCAGATATTACAACAACCTTATCGATAATTTGCTGGCCAACG GTATAGAACCATATGTGACACTTTTTCACTGGGATCTTCCCCAAACTCTGGAAGAAGAATACGGAGGTTTCTTAAGTCGTCGCGTCGT AGATGATTTTCGAGACTATGCAGAAATTTGTTTCAAGCACTTTGGAAACAGGGTGAAATACTGGATTACTCTGAATGAGCCATGGTCTTATACTAATAATGGTTATGCACTTGGGAGCTTTCCACCATGTCGATGTTCTAAATGGGTCGATTCAACTTGTGTTGGTGGTGACTCAGGAACAGAACCTTATATAGCTTCACATAATCTACTACTTGCTCATGCAGCCGCCGTACACGTctacaagaaaaaatttcag AATACTCAGAAAGGAGTCATCGGCATAACACTTATTTCTCATTGGTTTGAACCATATTCAAATAGTCAAGCAGATAAAGACGCAGCCATAAGAGCACTTGACTTCATGTTTGGATG GTACATGGAGCCATTGACATCAGGAAGATACCCAAAGAGCATGCGTTCTTTAGTTGGTAAAAGGTTGCCCAAGTTTTCAAAACATGAAGCAAAACTTGTTGCTGGTTCATATGATTTTCTTGGACTGAACTATTACACCACTTACTATGTTGCCGATGCATCCAAAGCCAACAAACCTAGTTATACAACAGATGCTAATGCCAATCAATTAA CTGTTCGCAACGGAGTTTCTATTGGTCCACAG TTTGGTCCGAGTTGGTTATTTATCTACCCCAAAGGAATTAGAAAATTGTTGCTTTATACCAATACAACCTACAATAGTCCTTCCATCTACATCACAGAAAATG gcATGGGTGATATTAACACTGATCCAACACTCTCGGTTAAAGAAATGCTTCAAGATACTTATagaattgattattattatcgtCATCTTTATTATATACTCTCAGCAACCag GGATGGCATAAAGGTAAAAGGGTATTTTGCATGGTCGTTGTTGGACAATTTTGAATGGAAAGATGGTTATCAAGTGCGATTTGGACTAAACTTTGTGGATTACAAAAATGGTTTGAAGCGGCATGCCAAACAATCTGCAAAATGGTTCCAAAATTTTCTTCGAAAAGATTAA